Genomic window (Deinococcus yavapaiensis KR-236):
GGCCGCAGGTACAGGGCGGCTTTGAAGCGCACGTTTTCCTCGACGGTGAGGTCGCCGTACACGCTCGCCGCTTGGTTGGCGTACCCGATGCGGGCCTTGACGGCCTCGGGGTCGGACAGCGAGGCGCCCGCGACGGTGCCCGTGCCGCTCGAGGGTGGCAGAACGCCGCTCAGCATGCGGATGGTGGTGGTCTTGCCCGCGCCGTTGGGCCCGAGGTAACCGAAGACGATGCCGGACGCGACGGTGAGGGACAGGGGCGCGATGACTTCCGTGCGTCCGTAGCGCTTGGAGAGATGCTCGGTGTGGATGGCGACCGTGTCCTGCATGGCGACTCCTTTTTCTACAAGTGTAGAATTCTACGCGCGAGGAAGTCAACGGACGTGGAGATACAATGCGCTCGTGAGTTTGCCTCCGAACGACGATCTTCCCTCCAAGCGGCCCACCGGACGGCGCCGCGGTGACAGCGGCGCGCGCCAAGCGATTCTCGACGCCGCCCGCGAGCAGTTCGCCGCCAAGGGCTACACCGCCGCCACCGTGCGCGACATCGCCGCCGCCGCGCGCGTCGATCCCGCCCTCATTCGCCACTACTTCGGCAGCAAGGACGACCTCTTCGCCGCCACCTTGCACATTCCGCCCGACTTGGTGCAAACGGCCACCGCCGTGCTCGCCGGAGATCCCGCCACAATCGGCGAACGCTTCGCGCGCGCCTACCTCGGCATTTGGGAAGACCCCGTCACTGCCGCCCCGGTGCGCGCGATCTTCCGAACGGCCGTCACGACCGACAAGGCCGCCGACCTTCTGCGCGAATTTCTGCAAAGCCGCGTTCTGCGCGAAGTCGCGCCCGCGCTCGGAACCGACCGGCCGGAAATGCGCGCCATCCTCGCGAGCACGCACCTGCTCGGCATCGCGATCGCCCGCTTCGTTCTGCACGTCGAGCCTCTGGCGAGTCTCGACCGCGAGGAACTCGTCGCCATCCTCGCCCCGACGATTCAGCACTACCTGACGGCGCCGCTGCCTTCGCGTTCCTGACGTCGCGAAGGCAGCGGCGTCAAGGCGTCAGCGCAGCGAGCTCAAACTGTACGCGACGCGCTCGCCGTTCGCGCCGTGCACGCCGAGCTCCTCGGGAATGGCGCCGTCGGCAAGGCTCAGCGTGACGTCCACGCGGCCCGCTTGCACGAGCGTGACCTCGGACGAGAGCACCTTGCCGTTCCCGACGAAGCTCCAAGCGCGCACGTCCTCCTCACGCTCTCCACGCGTCGTGAAGCGCAACGCCAGCCGACCGTTTTGCAAGCGCGCCTCCTCCAACTTCACGGTCACCTCTCCGAGCGCCACGAAGCGAGCTTCCTCTCCCCGCTGCAAACCGGCGGCGTCACGCGCGATCACGAACGTCTTGTCGAACGGGTGGAACACGAGTTGCGCGCCTTGCCCGCGCGCGAACGCCTGAACGTCCACGTACGGCTCCTCGGCGCGGCGAATCACCTCGTACTTCACGTCGCTCGCCGCGCGGTTCAGCAAGCCGCCGAACAAGCCGTTCAGCGGCCCCAAGTCGACTTTGCTCGTCACCGAGCCTACCAAGGCGTTCACGTCGATGACGCGGTCGAGAATCGGCCCGAGGTACTTGCCGAACCGGTTCGCCTCGACGAACACCTTGCCGCCCTCCTCGACCGTGCTCAAGTCGGTGTGAACGCCGTCGAGGAAGAATCGATAGTCGAGCGCTCCGGCGGAAGACGAGAGGATCAGGGCGAGCAAGGTGAATCGAGCGAAGGTCTTCATGCGCTTCACCGTAGGCGCCGCAGCATGATTCCCGCGTGTTGCGCGACATCACTCGGTCATGCCCGCCACGGTACGCTTCGACTCGAAATGGAGCTGAGAACATGACCGACATCCGAGTCAAGAGTGGTGAGGCCGAATTGATCGGCGAGGTGAGCGGCGAGGGACGAACCGTGGTGTTTTTGCACGCGGGCGTCGCCGACCGACGAATGTGGCGCGCGCAAGTCGCGGCGACCGAGGCGCGCACGGTGACGTACGACCGACGAGGCTTCGGCGACACGCGCCCGCAAGACGAGCCGTACGCTCACATCGACGATCTGCTCGCGGTGCTGAATCACGTCGGCGCCGAGCGCGCGACCCTCGTGGGCTGCTCACAAGGCGGAAAGATCGCGCTGGACTTCGCGCTCGCCCACTCCGAGCGGGTGGAGGGACTCGTGCTGATCGCGCCCTCCATCGGCGGCGCTCCGGCTCCCGAGACGTTTCCCCCAGCAGTCGAAGCCCTGCTGGAGGACCTCGAGGTGGCCGAGGAGTCAGGAGACGTCGATCGCCTCAACGAGATGGAAGCTCGGGTGTGGCTCGACGGCGTGCTCGGAGAAGAGGGGCGCGTGTCGGGCGAACTCCGCGCGTTGTTCCTAGACATGAACGGCGTCGCCCTGCGCGCTTCCCAACTCGGCGAGGAACGGCCCGCCGATCCGGCTTGGCCTCGCCTCGCCGACATCACGGCGCCAACCTTGATCGTGGTGGGCGACCTCGACTTTCCTCACGCGCAGGAGCGCTGCTCGCGCCTTGCTTCGCTCGTGCGCGACGCTCGCCTCGTCGTCATGCCGCGCGCCGCGCACCTTCCGAGCTTCGAACACCCCGAGGCCTTCCAAGGGCACCTCGACGCCTTCTTGGCCTCTTCTTCTCGCTGACCTAGAGGAGCACGCGGCGCTTCTCGCCGCGTGCTTCAAGACGCCGTCTGCTCGACGCGCTTCGCGAGCGCCTCCAAAGCTCGGCGAACGCTCGCCTCGCCGACCGCGTCACCGAGCGCCGCGTACGTTCGCGCCGCCGCCGTGTACGCTTCGTGCGCCTCGGCGAATCGCAAGTTCGCCAAGGCGGACTCGGCCGCCTTCACGAGCCAAGGCGCGGCTTGTCGCGCGTCCTCGCCTTCCTGGTACTGCGCGGCGACGCGCGCGGGCGGAGCGCCCGCCGACGCGAGCACGCGCGCCGCGCTTCGGTGCAGCACGCGGCGCACCGAAGCGGGCATGCTCGACAAGACCGTCTCCAGCACGAGGTCGTGGCTGAAGGCCTCGCCCGACACGACTTGCGCGTCCTCCAACTCCTCCCACGCGTTCGCCGTGTCGAGCAAGCCGATGCCCAGCGTTTGCGCGACGAGCTCGAGGCTGAACTCGCGGCGCAGGACGGCCGCGGCCCGCGCCGCTTGCAACGCGCCTTGCGACAGGCGCGTGAGGCGCTCTTGAATCATGGCGCTCACGCCCTCGTCCGGTCCCGCGATCGGCCGCACGTCGCCGTCACCTCGCTCGACCATGTTCTTCACGGTCTCCAGCACGAACTGCACGTTGCCTCGCGTGACGCGCGCGATCTCGCTCGCGGCGCTCACTGCGCTCGCGACGTCCAACTCGCCGATGAGCGTGGACACCGCGGCGTCGCTGAGAGGCGGCAACTCGATCGGCACCATCACGCCCGCCGCGTACATCGAGTCGAGCAACGCCGCCGAGTACGGTGGAAGCGCGTTCGTGCGATGGCAGTACAAGCAGCGCAGCAACGTGTTCGTATCACCCCAGAAGCGCGACCCGACGTACGCACCCGCCTCGATGCTCGGCTCGTCCATGAACTGCACGTCGTCTGTGCAGATGATGAGCGGCCCGCGCTCCGCCACGAGACGCACGACCTCGTACTGCGCCTCGTAGAAGCGGCGCTTGTCGGCTTCCGTCGCCATGGGCGGCGGAGCCTCGCCGAGTTCCGGAATCATGCGTGCGAGCTCGCGCACGACCCATTCGGGCAACTCCAAGTCCGGATTCGCCTCCAGCGTCTGACGGTAGTTGCGCGCGTGCGTGGCGTACGGCACGTCCACGTCGCCAGGGCGTCCCTGGAAGAGCAAGATCTGGTGTCCTTCGCGCGACCGCAGAAAGTCCTGCGCGAGGCGTGACTTGCCCGAGCCCGGGTCGCCTTGAAGCATGATGCCCAAGCCGTTCGCCCACGCTTCCTCCATTTTCGCCCACACGTCCTCGCGGCCCACCAGCGTCGGCGGTCGCAGCACCGTGAGGGGAAGACGGCCCCGCCCGTGCCCCGCGCGACCGGACGTGACGCGCCCGAGCGTTCCACGGTCGATGTCACGGGCGAGCGCGTGCGTCTCGGGAGAAGGGTCCGTGCCGAGCTCGCGCGCCAGCACGGCTTTGCAGCGGTGGTAGGCGCGAAGCGCGGCGGGTCGGTCGCCGAGATCGTAGTAAGCTTGCATGAGCGCGCGGTACGCGACTTCGTGCAGGGGATCGAGGTCCACCCAGCGCTCGGCGAGCGACACCGCCTCGGCCGCGTCGCCCGAGGCCCGCGCCCGCGCGAGCGCCGCTTCGTACTGGCGAGCCCGCGCG
Coding sequences:
- a CDS encoding TetR family transcriptional regulator yields the protein MSLPPNDDLPSKRPTGRRRGDSGARQAILDAAREQFAAKGYTAATVRDIAAAARVDPALIRHYFGSKDDLFAATLHIPPDLVQTATAVLAGDPATIGERFARAYLGIWEDPVTAAPVRAIFRTAVTTDKAADLLREFLQSRVLREVAPALGTDRPEMRAILASTHLLGIAIARFVLHVEPLASLDREELVAILAPTIQHYLTAPLPSRS
- a CDS encoding alpha/beta fold hydrolase, with the translated sequence MTDIRVKSGEAELIGEVSGEGRTVVFLHAGVADRRMWRAQVAATEARTVTYDRRGFGDTRPQDEPYAHIDDLLAVLNHVGAERATLVGCSQGGKIALDFALAHSERVEGLVLIAPSIGGAPAPETFPPAVEALLEDLEVAEESGDVDRLNEMEARVWLDGVLGEEGRVSGELRALFLDMNGVALRASQLGEERPADPAWPRLADITAPTLIVVGDLDFPHAQERCSRLASLVRDARLVVMPRAAHLPSFEHPEAFQGHLDAFLASSSR
- a CDS encoding BTAD domain-containing putative transcriptional regulator, yielding MLDSRFAWRLALLGTPSLSSLTMPESRVSLERKTATLLAYLAMEGPTSRARLVELLWPETPAGAARNNLVHLLRRLRDAVGAELVEGGEVLSLHESVSVDARSELDPAEAPRAFAGGLLETVDLDDLPELSEWILAKREQIAVARARQYEAALARARASGDAAEAVSLAERWVDLDPLHEVAYRALMQAYYDLGDRPAALRAYHRCKAVLARELGTDPSPETHALARDIDRGTLGRVTSGRAGHGRGRLPLTVLRPPTLVGREDVWAKMEEAWANGLGIMLQGDPGSGKSRLAQDFLRSREGHQILLFQGRPGDVDVPYATHARNYRQTLEANPDLELPEWVVRELARMIPELGEAPPPMATEADKRRFYEAQYEVVRLVAERGPLIICTDDVQFMDEPSIEAGAYVGSRFWGDTNTLLRCLYCHRTNALPPYSAALLDSMYAAGVMVPIELPPLSDAAVSTLIGELDVASAVSAASEIARVTRGNVQFVLETVKNMVERGDGDVRPIAGPDEGVSAMIQERLTRLSQGALQAARAAAVLRREFSLELVAQTLGIGLLDTANAWEELEDAQVVSGEAFSHDLVLETVLSSMPASVRRVLHRSAARVLASAGAPPARVAAQYQEGEDARQAAPWLVKAAESALANLRFAEAHEAYTAAARTYAALGDAVGEASVRRALEALAKRVEQTAS